A window of the Oscillospiraceae bacterium genome harbors these coding sequences:
- a CDS encoding glycogen/starch/alpha-glucan phosphorylase gives MLPFQEAIVHKLQETYHTDLKNASTKQLYNAVSQAAMDTCWDTWQKPVQGKTACYLSAEFLLGRVVHSNLLNLGLLQQAEELLQSAGIDPKVFEDVEDDALGNGGLGRLAACFLDSAATQGVPLMGYGIRYRYGLFKQRFAYGCQEEEADDWLSWGDPWSVRREDRKVRVDFGGQSVWAVPYDMPIIGYGGKMVNTLRLWQAEALKPFDFHLFNDQKYDAALQQKNDAEDISAVLYPNDETDAGKRLRLKQQYFFSSASLQSIFADYTKRFGTDYSKFADQYAIQLNDTHPTVSIPELLRLLMTQGHMTFEPAFQIVQKTFAYTNHTIMAEALEKWNLSLFQSVLPEVYPYVVLLQNRLSNELAEKKIDDTWKYNIIQDGMVHMARMAIYATHSTNGVAKIHTEIIKHSALPEWYALYPERFNNKTNGVTQRRWLALCNQELARFITERIGSGWITDFAQIAKLKPYANDPASRQQFMKIKREKKNQLADYMYRKDGFGLNTENVFDIQVKRLHEYKRQLLNAFSILDTYFGLKDGRIKDFTPTTYIFGAKAAPGYYRAKGIIKFINEVGKLVNYDDTVNRKMQVVFVSNYNVSYAEKLIPAADISEQISTAGTEASGTSNMKFMMNGAVTMGTYDGANIEIVQNAGEENNYIFGARVEDLEKIKDTYDPVKLYQSEPRIHRVVDTLIDGTLTDGGAGWFQELYNSLLKGASWHKPDNYYLLLDFLPYCDARLKANHDYTDKDTFAKKCLLNIAAAGPFTSDRTIRQYADEIWHV, from the coding sequence ATGCTGCCATTTCAGGAAGCGATCGTTCATAAACTGCAGGAAACTTATCATACAGACCTAAAGAATGCGTCGACCAAGCAGCTTTACAACGCTGTTTCACAGGCGGCCATGGATACCTGCTGGGATACCTGGCAGAAGCCCGTACAGGGAAAAACAGCCTGTTACCTTTCGGCAGAGTTTCTGCTCGGCCGCGTGGTTCACAGCAACCTGCTCAACCTAGGCCTTTTGCAGCAGGCAGAGGAACTGCTGCAGTCGGCAGGCATTGACCCCAAGGTGTTTGAGGATGTCGAAGACGATGCCCTCGGCAATGGCGGCTTGGGCCGTCTTGCGGCATGCTTCCTTGACAGCGCTGCCACACAGGGCGTGCCGCTGATGGGCTATGGTATTCGGTACCGCTATGGCCTGTTTAAGCAGCGCTTTGCCTATGGCTGCCAGGAAGAGGAAGCCGATGACTGGCTTTCCTGGGGCGACCCGTGGAGTGTCCGCCGGGAAGACCGGAAAGTGCGCGTCGATTTCGGCGGCCAGAGCGTCTGGGCAGTGCCGTACGATATGCCGATTATCGGCTATGGTGGAAAGATGGTAAACACCCTGCGCCTGTGGCAGGCAGAGGCCTTAAAACCCTTTGATTTTCACCTTTTTAATGACCAGAAGTACGATGCAGCTTTGCAGCAGAAAAACGATGCTGAGGATATTTCCGCAGTCCTTTACCCCAATGATGAGACAGATGCCGGCAAGCGCCTGCGCTTAAAGCAGCAGTATTTCTTCTCCAGTGCTTCGCTGCAGAGCATCTTTGCTGACTACACAAAGCGCTTTGGCACTGACTATAGCAAATTTGCCGACCAGTATGCCATTCAGCTGAATGATACCCACCCGACGGTCTCTATTCCAGAGCTGCTGCGTCTGCTGATGACCCAGGGCCATATGACCTTTGAGCCGGCTTTCCAGATTGTGCAGAAGACCTTTGCTTATACCAACCATACCATCATGGCAGAGGCGCTGGAAAAGTGGAATCTCAGCCTGTTCCAGTCCGTTCTGCCAGAAGTTTATCCGTATGTCGTGCTGCTGCAAAACCGCCTTTCCAATGAGTTGGCGGAAAAGAAAATCGATGATACCTGGAAGTACAACATCATTCAGGACGGCATGGTGCACATGGCGCGCATGGCTATTTATGCAACCCACTCGACAAATGGCGTTGCAAAGATTCATACGGAAATCATTAAGCACAGCGCTCTGCCCGAGTGGTACGCGCTGTACCCAGAGCGTTTTAACAACAAGACAAACGGCGTCACTCAGCGCCGCTGGCTTGCCCTGTGCAACCAGGAGCTGGCCCGCTTTATTACCGAGCGCATCGGCAGCGGTTGGATTACCGACTTCGCGCAGATTGCAAAGCTCAAGCCCTACGCGAATGACCCGGCTTCCCGTCAGCAGTTTATGAAAATCAAGCGCGAGAAAAAGAATCAATTGGCAGACTATATGTACCGAAAAGACGGCTTTGGGCTGAATACGGAAAATGTTTTTGACATTCAGGTCAAGCGTCTGCATGAGTACAAGCGCCAGCTGCTCAACGCATTCTCTATTCTTGATACGTACTTTGGTTTGAAAGACGGCCGTATCAAAGATTTCACCCCTACGACCTATATTTTCGGCGCAAAGGCTGCCCCAGGCTATTACCGCGCAAAGGGCATTATTAAATTCATTAACGAAGTAGGCAAATTGGTCAATTATGACGATACTGTCAACCGCAAAATGCAGGTTGTCTTTGTCAGCAACTACAATGTTTCCTATGCGGAAAAGCTTATTCCCGCCGCGGATATCAGCGAGCAGATTTCCACCGCCGGCACGGAGGCTTCTGGTACCAGCAACATGAAATTTATGATGAACGGCGCCGTGACCATGGGAACCTATGATGGCGCGAATATCGAAATCGTGCAGAATGCCGGGGAAGAGAACAACTACATCTTCGGTGCACGTGTGGAAGATTTGGAGAAAATCAAAGATACCTACGACCCGGTAAAGCTGTACCAGAGCGAGCCGCGTATTCACCGCGTGGTGGATACCCTCATTGACGGCACCCTGACCGATGGCGGCGCCGGCTGGTTTCAGGAACTGTACAATTCCCTGCTGAAAGGTGCCAGTTGGCATAAGCCGGATAATTACTATCTGCTGCTTGATTTTCTGCCGTACTGTGACGCCCGCCTTAAGGCAAACCATGACTATACAGATAAAGACACTTTTGCAAAGAAGTGCCTGCTGAATATCGCGGCGGCCGGTCCCTTTACCAGTGACCGCACTATCCGCCAGTATGCCGATGAAATTTGGCATGTATAA